One Pyrofollis japonicus DNA window includes the following coding sequences:
- a CDS encoding glutamate--tRNA ligase, translated as MSEYDVEQVRELAKAYALLNAVEHSGKAAVGPVMGKIIAEKPELRRHAKEIARIVAEIVKEINSLSIDEQKRLLEEKYSWVLERRKSREEKEKTLPPLPGAVEGKVVTRFAPNPDFAIHLGNARPAILSYEYKVMYKGRFILRFEDTDPRTKTPLPEAYEAIREDLKWLGLKWDEEYIQSLRMSIYYDIARKLLERGCAYVDDKPSEEFRKYRNKGLLEKYPPRLRSPEENLELWDKMLQGYFDEGQAVLRIKTDPRHPDPSIRDWVAFRIINPELYPHPIVGDKYTVWPTYNLAAGVDDHLMGVTHILRAKEHMQNTEKQKYVYNCLGWKYPDVVHFGRLKLEGFIMSKSTLKKLYEAGAASGFDDPRFATIAGLRRRGFSPEAIRQIILEVGVKYTDASISFANLAAINRSIIDNHTKRIMAVINPVPLLVEGLPWSEKEFNIPFHPNGKLGSRPIKVKGPTTTIYISSDDLKLVRNSKIVRLMEAFNIEVVEAEKTPLRARFHSLSVDEARKYGAPIIQWVPSENNISLLLMVPEGLDIEYRKGVAEEAIKTIRVGEVVQFVRIGFARIDSVEVDDNNNVRKIVAIYSHA; from the coding sequence ATATCAGAGTACGACGTTGAACAGGTACGAGAGCTTGCAAAAGCATACGCTTTACTAAACGCTGTTGAGCACTCGGGGAAAGCAGCCGTAGGCCCCGTAATGGGGAAGATTATTGCCGAAAAGCCGGAGCTGCGGAGACACGCCAAGGAGATAGCGAGGATAGTGGCTGAGATAGTTAAAGAGATAAATTCGCTATCAATCGATGAACAGAAGAGGCTTCTTGAGGAAAAGTACAGCTGGGTTCTAGAAAGGCGAAAATCAAGGGAGGAAAAAGAGAAGACATTGCCACCTTTGCCAGGAGCCGTTGAAGGCAAAGTTGTTACACGTTTTGCCCCGAATCCAGATTTCGCAATACATCTTGGAAACGCGCGTCCCGCTATATTAAGCTACGAGTACAAAGTAATGTACAAGGGACGTTTCATTCTGCGCTTCGAAGATACAGATCCACGCACAAAGACTCCTCTTCCTGAAGCATATGAAGCAATAAGGGAGGATCTTAAGTGGCTAGGCCTAAAATGGGATGAGGAATACATCCAAAGCCTTAGAATGTCTATTTACTACGATATTGCTAGAAAGCTTCTCGAACGAGGCTGTGCATATGTAGATGATAAGCCCAGCGAGGAGTTCAGAAAGTACAGGAACAAAGGCCTTCTAGAAAAGTATCCTCCACGCCTACGGTCTCCCGAAGAAAACCTGGAGCTTTGGGACAAAATGCTTCAAGGATATTTCGATGAAGGCCAGGCCGTATTACGCATAAAAACTGATCCACGTCATCCTGACCCAAGCATTCGTGACTGGGTTGCCTTTAGAATAATAAATCCGGAGCTATATCCGCATCCAATCGTTGGCGACAAGTACACTGTCTGGCCTACATATAATCTCGCTGCAGGCGTCGACGACCATCTTATGGGTGTGACCCATATACTCAGAGCTAAGGAGCATATGCAGAATACGGAGAAGCAAAAATACGTATATAACTGTCTGGGCTGGAAGTACCCTGACGTTGTCCACTTCGGTAGGCTCAAACTCGAAGGCTTCATAATGAGCAAGTCTACTCTCAAGAAGCTCTATGAAGCTGGTGCAGCAAGCGGATTTGACGATCCCAGGTTCGCTACAATAGCCGGTCTACGCCGTAGAGGCTTCAGCCCCGAAGCAATAAGGCAAATCATACTAGAAGTTGGCGTAAAGTATACTGATGCGAGCATAAGTTTCGCAAACCTTGCGGCGATAAACAGGTCAATAATAGATAACCACACTAAGAGAATAATGGCAGTAATTAATCCAGTGCCACTACTTGTTGAGGGTCTACCGTGGAGCGAAAAGGAATTCAATATACCGTTTCATCCAAACGGTAAGCTAGGCTCAAGGCCAATCAAGGTAAAAGGCCCAACAACGACCATCTACATATCAAGCGACGACCTGAAACTAGTGAGAAATAGCAAGATAGTAAGACTCATGGAGGCGTTTAACATAGAGGTTGTTGAGGCAGAGAAGACCCCACTGCGTGCACGGTTCCATAGTCTCAGCGTTGACGAGGCAAGAAAGTACGGAGCCCCAATAATTCAATGGGTTCCAAGTGAGAATAACATATCGCTGCTGCTTATGGTTCCAGAGGGTCTCGACATAGAGTATCGCAAGGGCGTAGCAGAAGAGGCTATAAAGACTATACGTGTGGGCGAGGTAGTACAGTTCGTGAGGATAGGATTTGCCCGCATAGATTCCGTCGAAGTAGACGACAATAATAACGTTAGAAAAATAGTTGCAATCTATTCGCATGCCTAG
- a CDS encoding DUF2118 domain-containing protein — translation MNTSYCEKHPYHIPRLYVEGVESTEYLMLTNEMEAKVVRECSKEQHCFGKIIYGSAIDFIDLVEKRVKKGFVVLLPPGYDKGVFVPKDAPIEPIPVEGIRASIEVCEGEKLKKWDTIGFVLTGKHEMRRIKTHVEGIVVYIYSAPEGTYEKNIVFVSPREVVKYIRVRR, via the coding sequence TTGAACACAAGCTATTGCGAGAAACACCCATACCATATTCCGCGACTCTACGTTGAAGGAGTTGAGTCTACTGAGTACCTCATGTTAACTAATGAAATGGAGGCTAAAGTAGTAAGAGAATGTAGCAAAGAACAACATTGTTTCGGCAAGATAATATATGGCTCAGCCATCGACTTCATAGACCTTGTGGAAAAACGTGTCAAAAAAGGCTTCGTTGTTTTGCTTCCACCTGGCTACGACAAGGGAGTATTTGTACCAAAGGATGCACCTATAGAGCCTATCCCAGTTGAAGGAATAAGGGCTTCTATAGAGGTCTGTGAGGGAGAAAAACTGAAGAAATGGGACACGATAGGCTTCGTATTGACAGGCAAGCACGAGATGAGGCGCATAAAGACCCATGTTGAAGGCATAGTGGTTTACATTTACTCTGCTCCCGAGGGAACATATGAAAAGAACATAGTCTTTGTGTCACCCAGGGAGGTGGTGAAGTATATCAGAGTACGACGTTGA
- a CDS encoding polyprenyl synthetase family protein — translation MKLPEHIAKYLERVAGLVDGYIYARVQGKPDDLYNAALHLIRAGGKRLRPAIVVAVTEALGEVAEKALPFAAAVELVHNFTLIHDDIMDKDKFRRGVPTVHELWGEAMAITAGDLLFAKAFEVLSDAESKGIPHNRITRALRTLAHAAAVIAEGQAMDMMFEELEDVDIDDYFQMIYKKTGALFEASAVLGGLVATSDESILSSLSLYGRNLGIAFQIRDDILGVAGKEEEIGKPVYSDIREGKKTIVIIYALSQLEGEEKEKLMSVLGNRQANREELEEAANLIHKSGAIEYAEKLANEYAEKAISALSVLPDNDAKKILIDLARFAAQRTK, via the coding sequence ATGAAACTCCCGGAGCACATAGCAAAATACCTCGAAAGGGTAGCTGGACTCGTTGATGGCTATATCTATGCAAGAGTTCAAGGCAAGCCTGATGACCTCTATAATGCCGCTCTTCACTTAATTCGTGCAGGGGGCAAGCGGCTTAGACCTGCAATAGTAGTTGCCGTGACCGAAGCTCTCGGCGAGGTAGCTGAAAAGGCGCTACCCTTTGCTGCTGCAGTAGAGCTTGTTCACAACTTTACACTAATCCATGATGATATCATGGATAAGGACAAGTTCCGTCGGGGTGTCCCCACGGTTCACGAGCTATGGGGCGAAGCTATGGCGATAACTGCTGGCGACCTCTTGTTTGCGAAGGCCTTCGAAGTACTTAGTGACGCGGAGAGTAAGGGTATACCACATAACCGTATAACAAGGGCTCTAAGAACACTTGCTCATGCAGCAGCGGTAATAGCTGAAGGCCAAGCAATGGATATGATGTTCGAGGAGCTTGAGGACGTTGACATAGATGACTATTTCCAGATGATATACAAGAAGACTGGTGCACTTTTCGAGGCCTCGGCAGTACTTGGAGGCTTAGTCGCAACTAGTGACGAATCGATTCTCTCCAGCCTCTCATTATATGGCAGGAACCTTGGAATAGCCTTCCAGATCAGGGACGACATTCTCGGTGTTGCCGGCAAGGAGGAGGAAATAGGGAAACCCGTTTATAGCGATATACGTGAAGGAAAGAAGACAATAGTGATCATATATGCGCTATCGCAGCTGGAGGGCGAGGAGAAAGAAAAGCTAATGTCGGTACTCGGAAATAGGCAAGCAAATAGAGAAGAGCTCGAAGAGGCTGCAAACCTGATACATAAAAGTGGAGCAATAGAGTATGCAGAAAAACTTGCTAATGAGTATGCCGAGAAAGCGATAAGTGCTCTAAGTGTGCTGCCCGATAACGATGCAAAGAAGATACTTATTGACCTAGCACGTTTCGCCGCACAGAGAACAAAATAA
- the fni gene encoding type 2 isopentenyl-diphosphate Delta-isomerase translates to MGLTPLRKLDHIRIVLDNDVEHKSKSTLFEEVELLHNALPEIDMNDVRTDVQFLGYRLSAPLMITGMTGGHDVAAEINCAIAEAAEELGLAMGVGSQRAAIEHPELAYTFSIARKCGPHIPLIANIGAPQLAKGYSVSELRKAIEMIDADAIAIHLNAGQEAFQPEGDVNYQGVIEKLAEAVDSLGKPLIIKETGQGLNYDVVYSLRTIGIRFFDVSGAGGTSWIKVEMHRAQIKNERVLAEAASTFADWGVSTAQAVIEARWAAPDACIIASGGIRSGLDAAKAVAIGADIAGIALPVIRSYSVGGSDAIKALIKRFITEIRAALFLTGSNNIASLRKKPVILGPRLLEILRERGVDRELYFEATRILTEPGEKCA, encoded by the coding sequence ATGGGGCTAACTCCTCTCAGAAAACTTGATCACATCAGAATAGTGCTTGACAATGATGTTGAGCATAAATCTAAGTCAACTTTGTTCGAGGAAGTAGAGCTGCTTCATAATGCTCTACCCGAAATAGATATGAACGATGTGAGAACTGATGTACAATTCTTGGGATATAGGCTTAGTGCGCCTTTAATGATAACTGGGATGACTGGTGGGCACGACGTAGCTGCAGAAATAAATTGCGCCATTGCAGAGGCGGCAGAGGAGCTTGGACTTGCAATGGGTGTGGGGAGTCAACGTGCAGCCATAGAGCATCCGGAGCTTGCATACACTTTTAGTATTGCTAGAAAGTGTGGCCCGCATATTCCTCTCATAGCCAATATTGGTGCACCCCAACTAGCTAAGGGATATAGTGTTAGCGAGCTAAGAAAGGCAATTGAAATGATAGATGCAGACGCAATAGCAATCCACCTAAATGCCGGCCAAGAAGCATTCCAGCCAGAAGGCGACGTAAATTACCAAGGGGTTATAGAAAAACTAGCCGAAGCTGTGGACTCGCTAGGCAAGCCCTTAATAATTAAGGAAACAGGCCAAGGTCTTAACTACGACGTCGTCTATTCGCTGAGAACAATAGGTATAAGGTTCTTTGACGTATCAGGCGCTGGTGGGACAAGCTGGATAAAAGTCGAAATGCATCGTGCACAAATAAAGAACGAGCGAGTTCTTGCCGAGGCTGCATCAACATTTGCTGATTGGGGTGTCTCGACGGCACAAGCAGTAATAGAGGCCCGCTGGGCCGCACCAGATGCATGCATCATAGCAAGCGGTGGAATAAGAAGCGGACTCGATGCTGCAAAGGCAGTAGCTATAGGGGCTGATATCGCGGGGATAGCGCTACCAGTAATAAGGTCATACAGTGTTGGAGGCTCTGATGCGATAAAGGCCCTTATTAAACGCTTTATCACCGAAATACGTGCAGCCCTCTTCCTCACTGGATCCAATAATATCGCGTCTCTACGTAAGAAGCCTGTAATACTTGGGCCTAGGCTTCTCGAGATCCTACGTGAGAGGGGCGTAGATAGAGAGTTATACTTTGAAGCTACTCGTATACTAACCGAGCCTGGAGAAAAATGTGCCTAG
- a CDS encoding isopentenyl phosphate kinase codes for MQEGLETRRPRNIYVIKLGGSIITYKNKPFTPNVDLIKRIGNEIADLAVKDIGVGIVIGGGSYGHYAVAIEKENNADARDMIHVVSNAMLELALLVSDILASSGVLTTIFPPHAMCMPRNLNPNCDWRHALRAFQKGITPLTYGDIYPCDNGEGWCIVSGDELAMELACSLGASKVIYVTDVDGILDDEGRVIETLSLNDIRDIYVSASGSTAIDVTGGIKRKLAAIHENWCSNIQEVWIINGHREGSLRALAEGRTYGTRITP; via the coding sequence ATGCAAGAAGGACTCGAAACTAGGCGACCCCGTAACATTTACGTTATAAAGCTCGGTGGCAGCATTATAACTTACAAAAATAAACCATTTACGCCTAATGTAGATCTAATCAAGCGTATAGGCAACGAAATAGCCGACCTTGCAGTCAAAGATATAGGAGTCGGTATAGTTATCGGCGGCGGCAGTTACGGCCACTATGCAGTAGCGATCGAGAAGGAAAATAACGCTGATGCCCGCGATATGATACACGTTGTTTCCAATGCTATGCTAGAACTAGCATTACTAGTTTCGGACATTCTCGCGTCAAGTGGAGTACTTACAACAATATTTCCTCCTCATGCAATGTGTATGCCGAGAAATCTTAACCCAAATTGTGACTGGCGACACGCGTTAAGAGCCTTCCAAAAAGGAATTACTCCTTTAACGTATGGCGATATCTATCCTTGTGATAACGGTGAGGGATGGTGCATTGTATCAGGAGACGAGCTGGCCATGGAGCTGGCATGTTCACTAGGTGCAAGCAAAGTCATATATGTAACAGATGTAGACGGTATATTAGACGATGAAGGCAGAGTCATAGAGACATTGTCTCTAAACGACATTCGCGACATTTATGTATCTGCTAGCGGTAGCACAGCTATAGACGTCACAGGTGGCATAAAACGCAAACTAGCCGCCATACATGAAAACTGGTGTAGCAATATTCAAGAAGTCTGGATTATCAATGGACACAGGGAAGGTAGTCTCCGGGCCCTAGCTGAGGGTAGAACTTACGGTACTCGAATAACGCCCTGA
- the amrB gene encoding AmmeMemoRadiSam system protein B — MAKKQLVRRPAVAGIFYEENKDLLVDQIKWAFLHPYGPKDLPQREAKRRKPRIKAAITPHSGLMYSGPIAAHVYYQLALDGPAQTYVIVGPNHTGLGAPIAIFPAGKWVTPLGSVDIDKEFVEELQKLLGEEYVDEKAHLFEHSIEVQLPFLQYMFGNNFRIVPIVMYEQSQEAAEIVASAIYEAAKNVNRDIVLISTSDLSHYLDNENAHRIDLKIINTIVSLSPNDLYRVVEEEAAPICGTGPLGVSMYYSKLIGASEAKVLGYATSGDIAGGDLGVVGYASIIIV; from the coding sequence TTGGCGAAGAAACAGCTAGTTCGTAGACCCGCGGTTGCAGGCATATTTTACGAAGAAAACAAGGACTTGTTAGTCGACCAGATTAAATGGGCCTTCCTGCACCCTTACGGACCAAAGGACCTTCCACAAAGAGAAGCAAAGAGGCGAAAACCAAGGATAAAAGCAGCAATAACACCGCACTCGGGTCTGATGTATAGTGGACCTATCGCTGCACATGTTTACTATCAGCTCGCGTTAGACGGGCCAGCTCAAACTTATGTCATAGTGGGCCCTAATCATACCGGACTCGGCGCCCCAATTGCTATTTTCCCTGCTGGTAAATGGGTTACTCCTCTAGGTAGCGTAGACATAGATAAGGAGTTCGTTGAAGAACTTCAAAAGCTCTTAGGCGAGGAATACGTAGATGAGAAGGCACACTTGTTCGAGCATAGTATAGAGGTTCAGCTCCCGTTCCTCCAGTACATGTTTGGCAATAACTTTAGAATAGTACCTATAGTCATGTATGAGCAGTCTCAAGAAGCGGCAGAGATTGTTGCATCAGCTATTTATGAAGCCGCAAAAAACGTTAACAGAGATATTGTATTGATATCAACATCCGATTTAAGCCACTATCTTGATAATGAAAATGCGCATAGGATCGATTTAAAGATAATTAATACTATAGTGTCTCTGAGCCCTAATGACCTCTATAGGGTTGTTGAGGAGGAAGCTGCCCCCATATGTGGAACGGGGCCGCTAGGTGTTTCAATGTATTACTCAAAGCTCATAGGGGCTAGCGAGGCTAAGGTACTCGGATATGCTACTAGCGGAGACATTGCTGGCGGCGATCTGGGAGTGGTAGGCTATGCTTCAATTATAATAGTGTAA
- the rpsB gene encoding 30S ribosomal protein S2: MSAEQTRESIELLLPLERYLSSGMHIGTHICTAYMRRFVYRVRPDGLYILDIRKTDERLRIAAKFLSRFEPQKIVAVAVRQYAQKPVQKFCTYVGCKTVLGRIMPGTFTNPSLEWYLEPDVIVVSDPRADSQAVDEAARMGIPVVALADTDNRIDNIDLVIPVNNKGRRSLALTYWVLTREILREQGKLRPDQDLPEPPEAFEFRPRRH, translated from the coding sequence ATGAGTGCGGAGCAGACAAGGGAATCGATAGAGCTGCTACTACCGCTTGAGAGATATTTATCATCGGGTATGCACATAGGTACCCATATCTGCACTGCTTACATGAGGCGCTTCGTCTATAGAGTAAGACCAGACGGCCTCTACATACTCGATATACGAAAGACTGACGAAAGACTTCGAATAGCGGCAAAGTTCCTATCAAGATTCGAGCCGCAAAAAATAGTTGCTGTAGCCGTAAGACAGTATGCGCAAAAACCTGTGCAGAAATTCTGCACATATGTTGGCTGCAAGACTGTCCTTGGCAGAATAATGCCCGGTACATTCACAAACCCAAGCCTTGAATGGTATCTCGAGCCAGACGTAATAGTTGTAAGTGATCCGAGGGCTGACAGCCAAGCGGTAGACGAGGCTGCCAGGATGGGTATACCAGTCGTAGCCCTTGCAGACACCGATAACAGAATCGACAACATTGACTTAGTAATCCCGGTCAACAATAAGGGTAGGAGAAGCCTTGCCTTAACATACTGGGTACTAACAAGGGAAATTCTACGCGAACAAGGAAAACTAAGGCCAGATCAAGATCTACCAGAGCCTCCAGAGGCTTTCGAGTTTAGACCTAGGAGACACTAA
- a CDS encoding DNA-directed RNA polymerase subunit N yields MIIPIRCFTCGAPLAQYWEEFYRRVKNGEDPEKVLDELGVKRYCCRKTLLAHVPAIYEVRRFKRIL; encoded by the coding sequence TTGATAATTCCAATACGTTGTTTCACGTGTGGTGCACCGCTAGCACAATACTGGGAGGAATTTTATAGAAGAGTAAAAAATGGGGAGGACCCAGAAAAAGTCCTTGACGAACTTGGTGTGAAAAGATATTGTTGCAGAAAGACTTTGCTTGCTCATGTGCCGGCAATATATGAGGTACGTCGCTTCAAAAGAATACTCTAA
- a CDS encoding 30S ribosomal protein S9: MSSEAVRPRLLGAYLQTEKPVRIVVASGRRKTSIARAVIKPGKGRVWINGVPVELWPIEMARWKMIEPLLLAGEDIANSVDIRVTVRGGGYMSQADAVRMAIARGLVAYTGSEALRKIYEEYDRSMLSGDPRQTEPEKPMRRSARRRWQKSYR, from the coding sequence ATGAGCAGCGAAGCAGTAAGGCCTCGGCTGCTAGGGGCATATCTCCAAACCGAGAAGCCGGTGAGAATAGTCGTAGCTTCTGGTAGGCGTAAGACAAGCATAGCCAGGGCAGTGATCAAGCCCGGCAAGGGACGCGTATGGATAAACGGTGTGCCGGTAGAGCTATGGCCTATAGAAATGGCCAGGTGGAAGATGATAGAGCCCCTCCTATTAGCGGGCGAGGATATAGCAAACAGTGTCGATATTCGTGTAACTGTTCGCGGCGGCGGGTATATGAGCCAAGCAGATGCGGTACGAATGGCAATTGCGCGTGGGCTTGTAGCGTATACTGGTAGTGAAGCGCTCCGCAAGATATATGAGGAGTATGATAGATCAATGTTATCGGGCGACCCCAGGCAGACAGAGCCAGAGAAGCCAATGCGCAGGAGTGCTAGAAGACGTTGGCAAAAAAGCTACAGGTGA
- a CDS encoding 50S ribosomal protein L13, whose amino-acid sequence MSVKVEAPRPPERVLYIDASDQVLGRLAAAVAKKLLEGYRVYVVNAENAVISGDPLRVFRSYRIWWELKVHVNPYKWGPHRPRSPIFILRKAVAGMLPKEKQKGREALRRLKVYIGVPKELQGKEFTKFEFADARKLGHKFIRVGELAQKLGWKGVLSKQ is encoded by the coding sequence ATGAGCGTCAAAGTGGAAGCTCCTAGACCTCCTGAAAGAGTACTCTACATTGATGCATCGGACCAGGTGCTGGGAAGGCTTGCAGCTGCAGTAGCAAAGAAGTTGCTTGAAGGCTACAGAGTCTATGTAGTAAATGCCGAAAATGCAGTCATAAGCGGTGACCCTCTAAGAGTATTTAGGAGTTACAGAATATGGTGGGAACTAAAGGTCCACGTAAATCCATATAAGTGGGGCCCCCACAGACCACGCTCGCCAATATTCATACTAAGAAAGGCCGTTGCAGGCATGCTTCCTAAAGAGAAGCAAAAGGGTAGAGAAGCCCTACGTAGACTCAAAGTATACATTGGTGTGCCCAAGGAGCTCCAGGGCAAAGAATTCACAAAGTTCGAGTTCGCTGATGCCCGGAAGCTGGGACACAAGTTTATACGTGTCGGAGAACTTGCTCAGAAGCTCGGCTGGAAGGGGGTGCTTAGCAAGCAATGA
- a CDS encoding 50S ribosomal protein L18e translates to MQAVKRTGPTNIVLRMTLRKLRSAANKYKAPIWRYVAELLDRPRRLRIEVNISKINRYTKPGDTVVVPGKVLGAGTLDHPVTVAAVAFSEEAVRKITSAGGRVIHVLKLIEENPRGSNIKIII, encoded by the coding sequence ATGCAAGCCGTCAAGAGAACGGGGCCAACGAATATAGTATTGAGGATGACGCTCAGAAAGCTGAGAAGCGCTGCAAATAAGTATAAGGCACCTATCTGGCGATACGTTGCTGAGCTACTTGATAGGCCACGAAGATTGCGCATTGAGGTGAACATAAGCAAGATAAATCGCTACACGAAGCCCGGTGACACAGTAGTTGTTCCGGGCAAAGTATTGGGCGCTGGGACTTTAGATCATCCTGTGACCGTCGCGGCGGTAGCATTCAGTGAGGAAGCCGTAAGGAAGATAACAAGTGCTGGCGGCCGTGTTATTCACGTACTTAAGCTCATAGAGGAGAACCCGCGTGGAAGTAATATTAAAATCATAATATGA
- a CDS encoding DNA-directed RNA polymerase subunit D — protein sequence MSSGAINGKEICILDKTANIIRIYMKNIPLPLVNAIRRASYTEVPVMAIDYVEIFENNTVLYDEIIAHRLAMIPLTSEDALEKYKRPEECQNARLGDPDCYAVLRLEIETGNEERMVYSGDLEATDPDVKPVYENMPIVLMAPDQRLRLQAYARLGYGKEHAKWMPVSVAAHRYVPELEFNINDMDNECLKCIEMGYPDIAEIIKTKQQGRIKILNDINTSGLYWCITRKCSKGVKLTYNDKEYILKVESTGALPPERILIEAAKAVARKAENLLAQIRELRREQS from the coding sequence ATGTCCTCTGGCGCGATAAATGGAAAGGAGATTTGCATTCTTGACAAGACAGCTAATATAATACGCATTTATATGAAGAATATTCCGTTACCACTCGTAAATGCTATACGGCGTGCAAGCTATACTGAAGTGCCTGTGATGGCTATAGACTACGTTGAAATATTTGAAAATAACACCGTCCTCTACGACGAAATAATAGCTCATAGACTCGCAATGATACCACTCACAAGCGAGGATGCTCTTGAGAAGTATAAGCGGCCAGAGGAATGCCAAAACGCTAGACTCGGTGACCCCGACTGTTACGCTGTTCTAAGGTTAGAGATAGAAACGGGCAATGAGGAACGCATGGTGTATAGCGGAGACCTTGAAGCAACTGATCCCGATGTGAAGCCTGTTTATGAAAATATGCCTATAGTCTTAATGGCCCCTGATCAGCGCCTACGTTTACAAGCGTATGCCAGATTAGGTTATGGAAAAGAACACGCAAAGTGGATGCCGGTAAGCGTTGCGGCACATAGGTACGTGCCTGAGCTAGAGTTCAATATAAACGACATGGATAATGAATGCCTCAAATGTATAGAAATGGGCTACCCCGATATAGCGGAGATCATAAAGACCAAGCAGCAGGGTAGAATAAAGATATTGAACGATATCAATACATCTGGTCTTTATTGGTGTATTACAAGGAAATGCTCCAAGGGTGTAAAGCTGACGTATAATGATAAAGAGTATATTTTGAAAGTAGAGTCAACTGGTGCACTTCCTCCTGAGCGAATACTTATTGAGGCTGCTAAGGCGGTGGCTAGGAAAGCTGAAAACCTCCTAGCACAGATTAGGGAGCTACGCCGGGAGCAAAGCTAG
- a CDS encoding 30S ribosomal protein S11 has product MAFSAREIKWGVAHIYSSYNNTIIHITDLTGAETVARASGGMVVKADREKPSPYAAMLAASRVAQEAMEKGIVALHIKVRAPGGHGPKTPGPGAQAAIRALARAGFIIGRIEDVTPIPHDTTRRPGGRRGRRV; this is encoded by the coding sequence ATGGCATTTTCAGCGCGTGAGATCAAGTGGGGTGTTGCCCACATATACTCAAGCTACAACAATACAATTATCCATATAACAGACCTTACTGGTGCAGAGACAGTAGCAAGAGCAAGCGGAGGCATGGTCGTAAAAGCTGATAGAGAAAAGCCGAGCCCATACGCGGCAATGCTAGCTGCTAGCAGAGTAGCTCAAGAAGCAATGGAGAAAGGCATAGTTGCGCTCCACATAAAGGTGCGTGCACCGGGAGGACATGGGCCAAAGACACCAGGTCCTGGCGCTCAGGCAGCTATAAGAGCGCTTGCAAGAGCAGGGTTCATTATCGGCAGAATTGAGGATGTAACGCCGATACCACACGATACTACTCGTAGGCCAGGTGGCAGAAGAGGACGCCGCGTCTAA
- a CDS encoding 30S ribosomal protein S4 yields MGDPKKPRKTWVGPRHPWIKERLVREIELLGKYGLRNKRELWKLETLARYFRHRARSLLALSPEAREKQAKLLLSKLYELGVLPENATLDDVLGLTAEHFLERRLQTIVYKKGLARSIYEARQLIVHGHIALAGRRIRSPGYLVKRHEEDLIDYAPTSPLRARLVQEEGTSESQAQ; encoded by the coding sequence ATGGGTGATCCGAAAAAGCCTAGAAAAACCTGGGTTGGTCCTAGGCATCCTTGGATTAAGGAGCGTCTCGTTCGCGAAATAGAACTCCTTGGTAAGTATGGTCTAAGAAACAAGAGGGAGCTTTGGAAGCTAGAGACACTAGCTAGGTACTTCAGGCATCGTGCGCGAAGTCTACTAGCTCTCTCGCCGGAGGCGAGGGAGAAGCAAGCAAAACTGCTTCTTTCAAAACTCTACGAACTCGGTGTGTTGCCAGAAAATGCTACGCTAGACGACGTTCTCGGGCTAACAGCCGAGCACTTCCTTGAGAGGCGCCTCCAAACAATAGTCTATAAGAAAGGGCTGGCACGCTCAATCTACGAGGCCCGTCAATTAATCGTTCACGGCCATATAGCCCTTGCCGGGAGGCGTATAAGAAGCCCTGGCTACCTTGTTAAGAGGCACGAAGAAGACCTTATAGATTATGCACCCACAAGCCCTCTTAGAGCACGTCTTGTCCAAGAAGAAGGTACATCCGAATCACAGGCTCAGTGA